One Variibacter gotjawalensis genomic window, AAGTGCTCGTCCGCAACCCGGAGCTTTACTCGGAGCCGAAAGGCAACAAGCCGCCGCCGCTGTGGATCCGCAGCTTGCTCATCGCGACCTGCACGGGCGTTTCCTTCGCGCACGGCTCGAACGACGGACAAAAGGGCATGGGCCTCATCATGCTCATCCTCATCGGCACCGTGCCGACCGCTTATGCGCTCAACCGCGCGCTCCCGGCGAGCGAGGTCGCGACCTTCGCGCAGAAGTCGAAATCCGCCAGCGCCGTGATCCAGTCGAAGGCTTCTGGTCATAGCGTTCTCGGCAACCCGCGTCCGGCCGTCACGCAGTACGTGTCACAGCGTAAGATCAGCGAAGGCACCTATCCGTCGCTTGCCGTGCTGGTGACCGAAATTTCGCAGCAGATCGAAACCTACGGCACGCTCGACAAGGTTCCGGCTGCGGCCGTCGGCAATAAGCGAAACGACATGTATCTCGCGTCCGAAGCACTGCGCTTCCTCATGAAGGACAAAGAGAACGAGTTGTCGCCCGCCGAAGTAAAGACGCTCGGCGACTACAAGAAGTCCCTCGACTCGGCGACCAAATTCATCCCGACATGGGTGAAAGTCGCGGTCGCTATCGCCCTCGGCCTCGGCACGATGATCGGCTGGAAGCGCATCGTCGTCACGGTCGGCGAGAAGATCGGCAAATCGCACCTCACTTACGCGCAAGGTGCGTCCGCCGAACTCGTTGCCGCCGGCACAATCGCGGCTGCCGACATCTACGGTCTGCCGGTGTCGACCACACACGTCTTATCCTCCGGCGTCGCCGGCACGATGGCGGCGAACGGCTCCGGCCTGCAGATGGCGACGATCCGCAATCTCTTGATGGCGTGGGTGCTGACGCTGCCGGTCGCGATCACGCTGTCCGGCTCGCTCTACTACCTCTTCCGCCACATCTTCTGAGCGCGGAAACCGACGCTACGAAAAGCCGGCCTTCGTGCCGGCTTTTCTTTTGGCCGTTTGCCTGCGGCGCGCGAGTGTGCTGACTTTCATCCCGCGTTCGCAAACCTGAGGTCACGATGAAAAAAGATGACGTCGCGAAGCTGCCCTCGATGCCGGCCGCGAGCCCGAGCTATCCGGCCGGGCCCTATCGTTTCATCAATCGCGAATTCATGGTGATCACCTACGAGTCCGATCCGGACGCCGTCCGCGCCGCCCTGCCCGAACCTCTCGAGCCGATCGGCTCGACCGTGAACTACGAGTGGATCCGCATGCCGGACAGCTCCGGCTTCGGCGGTTACACGGAAAGCGGCACCGTCATCCCGTGCCGCTTCAACGGCGAGGACGTCAACTTCGTCCACCAAATGTATCTCGACGACGATCCGCCGATCGCCGCCGGCCGCGAGATCTGGGGCTTCCCGAAGAAATACGCCGAGCCGAAACTCGAACTCGTCCACGATACGCTGACCGGCACGCTCGTCTATGCGGGCCAGCAGGTTGCGATGGGAACGATGGGCTACAAGCACGCTGCGATGGCAGCCGACGACACCAGCACGCTCAAGGGTATCGGCAAGACGCAGATCAATCTCAAGATCATTCCGGGCGTCGATGGCAAACCGGAAATCTGTCAGCTCGTCGCGATCAACATCACCGAAGCGACCGTGAAAGGCTCATGGACCGGACCCGGACGTTTGCACCTGGTGCCGCACGTCAACGCGCCGGTCGCCGACCTACCGGTCAAACGCGTCATTGGCGCCAAACACTTCATCGCCGATCTGACTCTGCCCTACGGCCGCGTCGTCCACGACTACCTGAAGAAGTAGCTCAGAGCATTTCACGCTCAAGATAGGTTCGCTGGTCATCCCGGTCGAGCGATGCGCGCACTTTGCGCGCCGCGAGGGCCGGGATCCATACTCCCTGCCGTATCGATAAGATCGTGATTATGGATCCCGGGCTCGCAGAGCGCTACGCGCTCGCGCCCCGGGATGACCAGCACTCTACTCATCGGACGGGAGTCGTTTCTGTCAAAACGTCAAACCCTCTACGTCGTCAGCGCGGCCGCCTTCTCCCGGACGAACTCCGGAAACGCGATCGCGCGCCGCGTTGTCTTGTCGGTGTGCAGAACCGTCAGCGTTGTCGTCGCGGCTTCGACGCCGTTCGCGGCGTTCGTCATCACGTGCTGGAAGATGATCACCTTCTCGCGGATGTCGACAACGCGCGAATTAACCTCGACGATATCGCCGGCGAAAAGCTCTCGTTTGTATTCGATCTTCTGCTCGACCGCCGCCATGCCACGATTGTTCTCGCGCAGAAACTGCGGCGTGATGCCGAGCGCGTTGAGAACATGAAACGAGCCTTCGTCGAACTTGCCGACGTACCACATCACATTCATGTGGCCATTGTGATCGCAATGCCAGGGATAGACAGTACCCTTGTAGCTCAGCATCACGCGGTCTTCTCGAAGAGCTCGCGGCCGATCAGCATGCGGCGGATCTCGCTGGTGCCCGCGCCGATCTCGTAGAGCTTCGCATCGCGCAGCAAGCGGCCGGTCGGATAATCGTTGATATAGCCGTTGCCACCGAGCAGCTGGATCGCATCGAGCGCACACTGCGTCGCCTTCTCGCCCGCGTACAGGATCGCGCCCGCCGCATCTTCGCGCGTCGTCTCGCCGCGGTCGCATGCTTTCGCCACTGCATAGACGTAGGCCTTGCAGGCATTCATCGTGACATACATGTCGGCAAGTTTGCCCTGCACGAGCTGGAACGAACCGATCGGTTGTCCGAATTGCTTGCGCTCATGCACATACGGCATCACGACATCGATACACGCCTGCATGATGCCGAGCGGCCCCGCCGCCAACACGGCACGCTCGTAATCGAGGCCCGACATCAGCACGTTGACGCCGCGGCCGACGCCGCCGACAACATTCTCTTCCGGCACTTCGCAATCTTCGAACACGAGCTCGCAGGTGTCGGAGCCGCGCATGCCGAGCTTGTCGAGCTTCTGCGCGGTCGAGAAACCCTTCATCCCCTTCTCGATGATGAAGGCCGTGATGCCGCGCGGCCCTGCGCTTGGGTCGGTCTTCGCGTAGACGACGAGCGTCTCGGCGATCGGGCCGTTCGTGATCCACATCTTGTTGCCGGTGATCACATAGCGGTCGCCCTTCTTCTCGGCGCGCGTGCGCATCGAGACGACGTCCGAGCCTGCGCCCGGCTCCGACATCGCAAGCGCGCCGACATGCTCGCCGGAGATCAGCTTCGGCAAATACTTGCGCTTCTGATCTTCGGTGCCGTTGCGGCGCAGCTGATTGACGCAGAGATTCGAATGCGCGCCGTACGACAGACCGACCGACGCCGACGCGCGCGAGATCTCCTCCATCGCGACGCAGTGTTCGAGATAGCCGAGACCGGAGCCGCCGTATTCCTCTTCCACAGTGAGGCCAAGCAAACCAAGCTCGCCGAGCTTCGGCCACAGGTCGCGCGGAAACTGATTGGTGCGATCGATCTCCTCGGCGCGCGGCGCGATCTGATCTTGCGAGAACCGCGTGACGGTGTCGCGCAGCATGTCGGCATTTTCGCCGAGGCTGAAGTCAAACGGCTTCCAGGTATTCGAGATCATGTTTCCACCCAACGCGCGGCGTTTGAGCCGCTTTCAAACTCTACGGATAAGCGGCGAGAGCCACGCTTTGTAAGATCAAAGCGGGCTCTCGGTTCTAGTTGGTCGCATTTTCTTCACGTGAACCGGAATCCACTTCACTTGAAAATGCTCTCGCCGCTCCGGTCAACCCTTCTGCATCAGCGCCGCCAATGCGCGATTGGCGATCTCCGGCTTCTCCATCGTCGACATGTGCCCGCAGTCAGGCACCTTCACGAGGTCAGCGCCTGCGATGCCGGCTGCCATCTCGTCCGCCAGCTCCGGCGGCGTGAGCTGATCGTTCGCGCCCACCAGCACCAGCGCCGGGCATTGAATCTCTTTCAGCAACGGCCGCGAATCCGCGCGCGACTTGATCGCCCGCTGCTGACGCACGAACGCCTCGGGCCCGACATCGTCCGCCATGCGCACGATCTCGCCCTTCAGCGTCACGTCCTTCTGCCGCGACGGATCGACCAGCACAGGCCAGAGCGTCTCGGTCACCTCCGCGAAGCGGCCCGCCTCTGCCATGGAGATGAAATTGTCGCGTTTCGCCGACTGCTCAGGCGTATCCGGCCGCGCCGACGTATCGAGCAGCGCCAGCTTGCCGACCCGCTGCGGCGCCTGCCGCATGATCTCGAGCGCGATATAGCCGCCCATCGAAAGCCCAACGAGAGCAAACAGCGGTGGCGCGTTGGAGAGTATCTGCCGCGCGATCTGCGCCATCGTGTCGGCGTCCGTGTGGTTCGCGACCTGCACGGGCCCAAACCGCCACAGGACGGGAATTTGCGCCGCATAAAGCCGCGCCGAGCAGTTGAGGCCCGGAACTAGGACGGTCGGCAAAGGGTCAGCCATAAATCCCACCTTGAGACACGAAAACGTAAGCCTTAACGGCACTTGTTGCGCTGCAACACGTTGACTTTTTCGGCGTTTCCATTATGTTCGCTTCTTGTATGGGTCGGGTCCTGAATGGATTCGACAGCCCTCCCTCCCCGTCATCCGTGGTGTTTGGCGATAAGCCGAGCGAGGGCATTGAATCTAGAGGTTCTCGATTGTCCTTCTCTGAACTCGGCTTGTCCGACAAAGTTGTCGCTGCAGTTACGGCTGCCGGCTATTCCACGCCAACGCCGATCCAGGCGCAAGCGATCCCCCACGTCCTCAAAGGTCGAGACGTTCTCGGCATAGCGCAGACCGGCACGGGTAAAACCGCCGCCTTCGTGCTGCCGATGATCACAAAATTGCA contains:
- a CDS encoding alpha/beta fold hydrolase translates to MADPLPTVLVPGLNCSARLYAAQIPVLWRFGPVQVANHTDADTMAQIARQILSNAPPLFALVGLSMGGYIALEIMRQAPQRVGKLALLDTSARPDTPEQSAKRDNFISMAEAGRFAEVTETLWPVLVDPSRQKDVTLKGEIVRMADDVGPEAFVRQQRAIKSRADSRPLLKEIQCPALVLVGANDQLTPPELADEMAAGIAGADLVKVPDCGHMSTMEKPEIANRALAALMQKG
- a CDS encoding isovaleryl-CoA dehydrogenase, which codes for MISNTWKPFDFSLGENADMLRDTVTRFSQDQIAPRAEEIDRTNQFPRDLWPKLGELGLLGLTVEEEYGGSGLGYLEHCVAMEEISRASASVGLSYGAHSNLCVNQLRRNGTEDQKRKYLPKLISGEHVGALAMSEPGAGSDVVSMRTRAEKKGDRYVITGNKMWITNGPIAETLVVYAKTDPSAGPRGITAFIIEKGMKGFSTAQKLDKLGMRGSDTCELVFEDCEVPEENVVGGVGRGVNVLMSGLDYERAVLAAGPLGIMQACIDVVMPYVHERKQFGQPIGSFQLVQGKLADMYVTMNACKAYVYAVAKACDRGETTREDAAGAILYAGEKATQCALDAIQLLGGNGYINDYPTGRLLRDAKLYEIGAGTSEIRRMLIGRELFEKTA
- a CDS encoding acetoacetate decarboxylase encodes the protein MKKDDVAKLPSMPAASPSYPAGPYRFINREFMVITYESDPDAVRAALPEPLEPIGSTVNYEWIRMPDSSGFGGYTESGTVIPCRFNGEDVNFVHQMYLDDDPPIAAGREIWGFPKKYAEPKLELVHDTLTGTLVYAGQQVAMGTMGYKHAAMAADDTSTLKGIGKTQINLKIIPGVDGKPEICQLVAINITEATVKGSWTGPGRLHLVPHVNAPVADLPVKRVIGAKHFIADLTLPYGRVVHDYLKK
- a CDS encoding inorganic phosphate transporter codes for the protein MAEMALPGSLEPAAKRPDLDRTFNPVTAILFFGVLAAGAIYVAYSLYVDVDATGTQVTTYLPYILLFVALLIALGFEFVNGFHDTANAVATVIYTHSLPANIAVVWSGFFNFLGVLLSSGAVAFGIIALLPVELILQVGSGAGFAMVFALLIAAIIWNLGTWYLGLPASSSHTLIGSIIGVGVMNAMMNGQSGTSGVDWTKATEIGWSLLLSPLFGFCAAALLLLSLKVLVRNPELYSEPKGNKPPPLWIRSLLIATCTGVSFAHGSNDGQKGMGLIMLILIGTVPTAYALNRALPASEVATFAQKSKSASAVIQSKASGHSVLGNPRPAVTQYVSQRKISEGTYPSLAVLVTEISQQIETYGTLDKVPAAAVGNKRNDMYLASEALRFLMKDKENELSPAEVKTLGDYKKSLDSATKFIPTWVKVAVAIALGLGTMIGWKRIVVTVGEKIGKSHLTYAQGASAELVAAGTIAAADIYGLPVSTTHVLSSGVAGTMAANGSGLQMATIRNLLMAWVLTLPVAITLSGSLYYLFRHIF
- a CDS encoding acyl-CoA thioesterase is translated as MLSYKGTVYPWHCDHNGHMNVMWYVGKFDEGSFHVLNALGITPQFLRENNRGMAAVEQKIEYKRELFAGDIVEVNSRVVDIREKVIIFQHVMTNAANGVEAATTTLTVLHTDKTTRRAIAFPEFVREKAAALTT